In one window of Armatimonadia bacterium DNA:
- a CDS encoding thiamine pyrophosphate-binding protein has translation MNGAEQLVQMLKRHGVEQVFVLCGNGLNPFLLACNEAGLRLVDVRNEQAASYMADTWGAMTGRLGVVAVSAGPGHTNALTGLANAWWDGRPLLLLSGCSEGSDRGLGHFQELDQVAMAAPAAKYARLVERPEQLGSEVQKAIHLALSGRPGPTHLTITGDVMAGPVPDLPLSADRAPVGRVEARSAADAELVLQAAEILAKAQRPVVVTGSGCFYAGAGDVLRDFAAATDLPVFSLMWDRGCINEYWPQYVGPTTAECNGAFPLLAEADVVLTLGARVDFRLGYGRPPVCSPNATFLRVDVEPQEAYRGPGDLRIAADPRSFVSTLSVLMAGTDVQWADWLGELQLARADFVTRWDDKLCELDAPLPAPCIMRTIKPFLERDITFLLDGGNIGRWAHMMMWDRHPSFWHTCGTSGVVGWGIPGAVSAKLARPDQPLLLLSGDGSAGFTLGDIETALRFGTPYVAVVASDCAWGIVAECFPEECRSGSALGQIRFDKVAESLGARGIYIENGSQLGPAIEEGLASDTVTFLHVPVRLGGIDYWAKALEL, from the coding sequence ATGAACGGTGCCGAGCAGCTTGTGCAGATGCTGAAGCGACACGGTGTGGAGCAGGTCTTCGTGCTGTGCGGGAATGGACTGAACCCCTTCCTGCTGGCCTGCAATGAGGCCGGTCTGCGCCTTGTCGATGTCCGTAACGAGCAGGCGGCCTCCTACATGGCCGACACCTGGGGAGCGATGACCGGGCGTCTGGGAGTTGTGGCCGTGAGCGCCGGGCCGGGACACACGAACGCGCTCACCGGTCTCGCGAACGCCTGGTGGGACGGGCGTCCGCTGCTTCTCCTCAGTGGCTGCAGCGAGGGCTCCGACCGTGGACTGGGGCACTTCCAGGAACTGGACCAGGTGGCCATGGCAGCTCCGGCCGCCAAGTATGCCCGTCTGGTGGAGCGCCCCGAACAACTGGGCTCTGAGGTGCAGAAGGCGATCCACCTGGCGCTGAGCGGCCGCCCAGGGCCGACGCATCTGACGATCACCGGTGATGTGATGGCCGGGCCGGTCCCCGACCTTCCGCTGTCGGCAGACCGTGCACCTGTTGGTCGGGTCGAAGCACGGTCGGCAGCCGACGCAGAACTGGTGCTGCAGGCAGCCGAGATCCTGGCCAAAGCGCAGCGGCCGGTGGTAGTGACCGGAAGTGGCTGCTTCTATGCGGGAGCCGGTGACGTCCTGCGCGACTTCGCCGCCGCGACCGACCTGCCGGTGTTCTCGCTCATGTGGGACCGCGGCTGCATCAACGAGTACTGGCCCCAGTACGTTGGACCAACCACCGCGGAGTGCAACGGTGCCTTCCCGCTGCTGGCGGAGGCCGATGTGGTCCTGACCCTGGGTGCGAGGGTCGACTTCCGCCTGGGCTATGGTCGCCCGCCCGTCTGCTCACCCAACGCGACCTTCCTCCGCGTCGACGTGGAGCCTCAGGAGGCCTATCGCGGCCCTGGAGACCTGCGAATCGCGGCCGATCCGCGGTCCTTCGTCAGCACCCTATCGGTGCTCATGGCCGGCACGGATGTCCAGTGGGCCGACTGGCTGGGAGAGCTGCAGTTGGCACGCGCGGACTTCGTGACCCGCTGGGACGACAAGCTCTGCGAGCTGGACGCACCGCTCCCGGCTCCGTGCATCATGCGCACGATCAAGCCCTTCCTCGAACGCGACATCACCTTCCTGCTCGATGGCGGCAACATCGGCCGGTGGGCGCACATGATGATGTGGGACCGCCATCCCTCTTTCTGGCACACCTGCGGGACCAGCGGTGTAGTTGGCTGGGGCATTCCGGGGGCCGTCTCCGCAAAGCTCGCTCGGCCCGATCAGCCGCTCCTTCTTCTCAGCGGCGACGGCTCAGCCGGGTTCACCCTCGGCGACATCGAGACCGCCCTGCGCTTCGGCACGCCCTATGTCGCCGTGGTGGCCAGCGACTGCGCCTGGGGAATTGTCGCGGAGTGCTTCCCGGAGGAGTGCCGCAGCGGAAGCGCCCTGGGACAGATCCGCTTCGACAAGGTCGCTGAGTCACTCGGCGCTCGTGGAATCTACATCGAGAACGGCTCGCAGCTTGGCCCGGCGATCGAGGAGGGACTGGCCTCGGACACGGTGACCTTCCTCCATGTCCCCGTCAGGCTGGGCGGAATCGACTACTGGGCCAAGGCCCTCGAGCTCTAG
- a CDS encoding zinc-binding dehydrogenase gives MKAVHLAGKGKIEIVEFPMPELKEDQVLVKVTASGVCGSEMGAVRSDSGHPMNPGHEVTGIIADPNGHPQWQEGDRVIIFTLQGCGDCAWCRSGRDTFCAQLKNPSAAHSEYCSSRAHAMVKVPEDISDGMAVLLGGDGLGVPYGASTRAGVKAGDITCVFGCGPVGLGNVLVHAYLGAFVIAVEPSEARRKLALKMGAWKAIDPTACDDLRGTLRALADGLGPDKCFECSGRQDTLDTAMDVTRPEGTIMLIGHGKQSIDPQKLIIKHNHTMMGNWVAHPGWYPGMLQMVRDGLDLGRLITAVYPYQEAQKAYDEMLAGTCGKIILKWA, from the coding sequence ATGAAAGCCGTTCATCTGGCTGGCAAGGGCAAGATTGAGATAGTCGAATTCCCGATGCCGGAGTTGAAGGAAGACCAGGTGCTCGTCAAAGTGACCGCCAGTGGCGTCTGTGGCAGTGAGATGGGCGCGGTACGCAGCGACTCAGGACATCCCATGAACCCCGGGCACGAGGTCACGGGCATCATTGCCGACCCGAACGGTCACCCACAGTGGCAGGAGGGCGACCGGGTCATCATCTTCACCCTTCAGGGCTGCGGGGACTGCGCCTGGTGCCGGTCCGGTAGGGACACCTTCTGCGCACAGCTCAAGAACCCGTCCGCTGCCCATTCCGAGTACTGCTCCTCGCGAGCGCACGCCATGGTGAAGGTTCCCGAGGACATCTCCGACGGGATGGCCGTGCTCCTCGGCGGCGATGGTCTCGGCGTTCCCTATGGCGCCTCCACCAGGGCGGGCGTCAAGGCCGGCGACATCACCTGCGTCTTCGGCTGCGGGCCGGTTGGTCTGGGCAACGTCCTCGTCCACGCTTATCTGGGCGCCTTCGTGATTGCCGTCGAACCCAGTGAGGCGCGCCGCAAACTCGCGCTGAAGATGGGTGCCTGGAAGGCCATCGACCCGACGGCTTGCGATGACCTGCGCGGCACCCTCAGGGCGCTGGCTGATGGCCTTGGTCCGGACAAGTGCTTTGAGTGCTCCGGTCGCCAGGACACTCTGGACACCGCCATGGACGTAACGCGCCCCGAGGGCACGATCATGCTGATCGGCCACGGCAAGCAGAGCATCGACCCGCAGAAGCTCATCATCAAGCACAACCACACCATGATGGGCAACTGGGTCGCGCATCCGGGCTGGTATCCCGGAATGCTGCAGATGGTGCGCGACGGCCTTGACCTCGGGCGTCTCATCACCGCGGTCTACCCCTACCAGGAGGCCCAGAAGGCCTACGACGAGATGCTCGCAGGCACCTGCGGCAAGATCATCCTCAAGTGGGCGTAG